A genomic segment from Bacillus cereus G9842 encodes:
- the ispA gene encoding (2E,6E)-farnesyl diphosphate synthase, with translation MTIAFDTFLKESKTFVEEKLVSYANELQCPNVLREAMAYSLEAGGKRLRPLLLFATLQAFGKERNLGVGAACALEMIHTYSLVHDDLPCMDDDDLRRGKPTNHKVFGEAMAVLAGDGLLTYAFQVIMAYEQKEISAEKKVRLVLELAKAAGPEGMVGGQVADMEAEGKRLTIDELEYIHKHKTGKLLEFAVLAGAILSDATEEQEEKLLTFAKYIGLAFQIRDDILDVEGTEEEIGKPIGSDLSNEKSTYTTLFTVDRAKDILEETIAEAKGAISSLQLQDEYLLSICDLIAKRNN, from the coding sequence GTGACGATTGCTTTTGATACTTTTTTGAAAGAAAGTAAAACTTTCGTAGAAGAGAAACTTGTAAGCTATGCAAATGAATTACAATGTCCAAATGTACTTCGTGAAGCGATGGCATATTCTTTGGAAGCGGGTGGAAAACGTCTCCGCCCGTTACTTTTGTTTGCAACATTACAAGCGTTTGGGAAAGAAAGAAATCTTGGAGTAGGTGCAGCTTGTGCTCTTGAAATGATTCATACATATTCTTTAGTTCATGATGATTTACCTTGTATGGATGATGATGATTTAAGAAGAGGAAAACCCACAAATCACAAAGTATTTGGTGAAGCGATGGCAGTTTTAGCAGGAGATGGCTTATTGACGTATGCTTTTCAAGTAATTATGGCATATGAGCAAAAAGAAATTTCTGCCGAAAAAAAAGTAAGACTTGTACTTGAACTTGCAAAAGCAGCAGGACCAGAAGGAATGGTTGGCGGACAAGTGGCAGATATGGAAGCTGAAGGGAAACGCCTTACGATTGATGAATTGGAGTACATCCATAAACATAAGACGGGAAAACTGCTTGAATTTGCTGTGCTTGCGGGTGCGATACTTTCTGATGCGACAGAAGAGCAAGAAGAAAAGTTGCTTACGTTTGCCAAATATATCGGTCTAGCTTTCCAAATTCGAGATGATATTTTAGATGTCGAAGGAACCGAAGAAGAGATTGGGAAACCGATTGGTAGTGATCTTTCTAACGAAAAGAGTACATATACGACGTTGTTTACTGTAGATAGAGCAAAGGATATTTTAGAAGAAACAATTGCAGAAGCAAAAGGTGCGATTAGCTCCTTGCAATTACAAGATGAATATTTACTATCTATTTGCGATTTAATTGCAAAACGTAATAACTAA
- the xseB gene encoding exodeoxyribonuclease VII small subunit gives MENKLSFEEAISQLEHLVSKLEQGDVPLEEAISYFKEGMELSKLCDEKLKNVQEQMAVILGEDGELEPFTAVGDEA, from the coding sequence ATGGAAAATAAATTAAGCTTTGAAGAGGCAATTTCGCAACTTGAGCATCTTGTTTCTAAGCTAGAACAAGGTGACGTACCGTTAGAAGAAGCGATTTCTTATTTTAAAGAGGGCATGGAATTATCTAAGCTTTGTGATGAGAAGTTGAAGAATGTACAAGAACAAATGGCAGTTATTCTTGGGGAAGATGGAGAGCTTGAACCGTTTACTGCTGTAGGAGATGAAGCATAG
- the xseA gene encoding exodeoxyribonuclease VII large subunit, giving the protein MEKQYLTVTALTRYIKTKIEYDPHLQSVWLKGEISNFKNHSRGHMYFTLKDENARIAAVMFAGHNRNIKFKPENGMKVLVKGKISVYEASGSYQIYIQDMQPDGVGNLHLAYEQLKVRLEEEGLFSQVYKKAIPPYAKTIGVITSPTGAAIRDIITTIKRRYPIGNVIVFPVLVQGESAAPSIVQAIRTANEMGEIDVLIVGRGGGSIEELWAFNEEMVARAIFKSEIPIISAVGHETDFTIADFVADLRAPTPTAAAELAAPNIIELQEKVLQRTLRLQRAMRELVHKKEEKLQVLQKSYAFRYPRQVYEQKEEQLDRALEQLVLAKERYIDKKVNQLKQLSFYLEKHHPSQKIMQTKVAVETLQKQLQREMQTLLQTKEFAFVRAAQKLEALSPLKVMMRGYGLVYDEEKQVLKSVKDVSLGDAVSVQLQDGILDCSVSGIEERELNNGK; this is encoded by the coding sequence ATGGAGAAGCAATATTTAACCGTTACAGCGTTAACACGCTATATAAAAACAAAAATAGAATATGATCCGCATTTGCAGTCTGTTTGGTTAAAAGGTGAAATTTCCAACTTTAAAAATCATAGCCGTGGCCACATGTATTTTACATTGAAAGATGAAAATGCAAGAATCGCAGCGGTTATGTTTGCGGGTCATAATCGTAATATTAAATTCAAACCTGAAAATGGGATGAAGGTACTCGTGAAAGGGAAAATCTCTGTTTACGAGGCGAGTGGTTCTTATCAAATTTATATTCAAGACATGCAGCCTGACGGAGTCGGAAATTTACATTTAGCGTACGAACAGTTAAAAGTTCGTTTAGAAGAAGAAGGACTTTTTTCTCAAGTTTATAAAAAAGCAATTCCTCCTTACGCTAAAACAATAGGTGTGATTACGTCGCCAACAGGAGCAGCGATTCGTGATATTATAACAACGATTAAACGTCGTTATCCAATTGGGAATGTTATTGTATTTCCGGTACTTGTACAAGGGGAGTCAGCGGCTCCCTCGATTGTACAAGCGATTCGTACAGCGAATGAAATGGGAGAGATAGATGTACTAATCGTTGGCCGTGGTGGAGGTTCTATTGAGGAATTATGGGCTTTCAATGAGGAAATGGTTGCAAGAGCAATCTTTAAGAGTGAAATTCCTATTATTTCGGCAGTAGGCCATGAAACGGATTTTACAATCGCAGATTTTGTTGCAGATTTACGCGCGCCAACACCGACTGCAGCAGCTGAGCTGGCAGCACCTAACATTATAGAGTTACAAGAAAAGGTATTGCAAAGAACTCTGAGATTGCAAAGAGCGATGAGAGAGTTAGTACATAAAAAAGAAGAAAAACTACAAGTGTTGCAAAAATCGTATGCGTTCCGTTATCCAAGACAAGTATATGAGCAAAAGGAAGAGCAATTAGATAGAGCGCTAGAACAGCTTGTTTTAGCGAAAGAGCGCTATATTGATAAAAAGGTGAATCAGTTAAAGCAACTTTCATTTTATTTAGAGAAGCACCACCCATCTCAAAAAATTATGCAAACAAAGGTAGCTGTTGAAACGTTGCAAAAGCAATTACAACGTGAAATGCAAACGTTACTTCAAACGAAAGAATTTGCCTTTGTAAGAGCTGCTCAAAAACTTGAAGCGTTAAGTCCGCTTAAAGTAATGATGAGAGGGTACGGGCTTGTATATGATGAAGAGAAGCAAGTGTTAAAAAGTGTGAAAGATGTAAGCCTTGGAGATGCTGTTTCAGTTCAATTACAAGATGGAATACTAGATTGTAGCGTATCAGGCATAGAGGAGCGTGAATTGAATAATGGAAAATAA
- the folD gene encoding bifunctional methylenetetrahydrofolate dehydrogenase/methenyltetrahydrofolate cyclohydrolase FolD, which yields MVAVIIKGNEVAEKKRAQLTEEVVKLKEQGIVPGLAVILVGEDPASRSYVKGKEKGCEQVGIYSELIELPETITEERLLAEIDRLNGDDRINGILVQLPLPKHIEEKAIIERISPEKDVDGFHPISVGRMMTGQDTFLPCTPHGIVELVKETNLDISGKHVVVIGRSNIVGKPVGQLFLNENATVTYCHSKTQNMKELSKLADILIVAVGRPKMITADYIKEGAVVIDVGVNRLETGKLCGDVDFDNVLNVAGYITPVPKGVGPMTITMLLHNTVESAKRAGVVCK from the coding sequence ATGGTAGCAGTAATCATCAAAGGAAATGAAGTTGCGGAGAAAAAACGAGCACAATTAACAGAAGAAGTTGTGAAGTTGAAAGAGCAAGGGATTGTACCAGGATTAGCAGTTATTTTAGTTGGAGAAGATCCAGCATCTCGTTCTTATGTAAAAGGAAAAGAAAAAGGCTGTGAACAAGTAGGGATTTACTCAGAGCTAATTGAACTTCCTGAAACAATTACTGAGGAACGCTTGCTTGCTGAAATCGATCGCTTAAATGGCGATGACCGTATTAATGGCATATTAGTGCAATTACCTTTACCGAAACATATTGAAGAAAAAGCTATCATTGAAAGAATTTCACCAGAAAAGGATGTAGATGGATTTCACCCAATTAGCGTGGGACGTATGATGACGGGACAAGATACATTCCTTCCATGTACACCGCACGGTATTGTAGAATTAGTAAAAGAAACGAATCTTGATATTTCTGGAAAACATGTAGTAGTAATTGGAAGAAGTAATATTGTCGGTAAACCAGTGGGACAATTGTTCTTAAATGAAAATGCAACTGTCACATATTGTCATTCTAAGACGCAAAATATGAAAGAGTTATCGAAGTTAGCGGATATTTTAATCGTAGCTGTTGGACGACCTAAAATGATAACAGCGGATTATATTAAAGAAGGAGCGGTTGTAATTGACGTTGGTGTAAACCGTTTAGAAACAGGGAAACTTTGTGGTGATGTTGATTTTGACAACGTGTTAAATGTTGCGGGTTACATTACACCTGTGCCAAAGGGTGTTGGTCCAATGACAATCACAATGCTTCTTCATAATACTGTTGAATCTGCCAAACGTGCAGGTGTCGTTTGTAAATAA
- the nusB gene encoding N utilization substance protein NusB — translation MKRRTARERAMQALYQMDITGELEPKVAVENTLDEGEETNEFLESLVVGFVENKEAIDEAIRQNLKKWKLERISIVDRSILRVAVYEMKYMEEIPHNVTINEAIEIAKTFGDEESRRFINGVLSNIKDTL, via the coding sequence ATGAAACGTAGGACGGCTAGAGAAAGAGCAATGCAAGCATTATACCAAATGGATATTACAGGTGAATTAGAACCGAAAGTAGCAGTGGAAAACACGCTAGATGAAGGCGAAGAAACAAATGAGTTTCTAGAGTCACTTGTAGTGGGTTTTGTAGAAAATAAAGAAGCAATCGATGAAGCGATTCGTCAAAACTTAAAAAAGTGGAAGCTTGAGCGTATTAGTATTGTTGATCGCAGTATTTTACGTGTAGCTGTGTATGAAATGAAATACATGGAAGAAATTCCACACAACGTAACAATTAACGAAGCAATTGAAATTGCTAAAACATTTGGGGATGAGGAATCTCGTCGTTTTATTAACGGCGTTTTATCTAATATAAAAGATACACTGTAA